The genome window TCACTAGTAAGTGatcaaaagtgaaaaagtgggaggaggggcaatttttaaataacaaacatGTTTCAAGAATGCCACTTCCCAATTAGCTAGTTGGGACGGAAACAGTGAAATTGGAACTGAGTAGTATGTTTTCCTCTTCCGAATgaagctttacttttttttccttcaaaattttccTGATAATATAAAGTCTTCTTAAAGCAACTTCAATTTTGGTCTGGTTTTAAAAACTTGACCTGGTTTTTCTCAGGATTTAAAACCATTGTACCAAAGGACAgacatcaacatttaaaaatatcgtggagagagaaagtgaatctTTCTCTCTAGGCTCCAGGTCACATTAGCAAAGGAGAAAGTCTGGGTTTATTCCTCCCTGGAGGAACTAGAGTGAACACAAGTCATAGCAGCCTTCGCTCAGTGTTACAACAAATACTCAAATGAGAAAACGGAGAACGGGAAAGATGTGCTTGGCTGAACAGTCCCTGATGACCTTCCATCAAAATATGGCACCTCTAAATTCTGGAAGCTCCAGCGGTCTCCCAGGGGCCGCCACCCGTCTACAGGGGAGGCTTGCCCCACAGCCCCAATACATGACGAGCACCGGATTTCTGTCCAGCAGTTTCGCTTTCCCTCCCGTTCACCTCACCAAAGGTAGCAGGTGGAGATGAGCAAGGGAGAGTCTTCAGGAAGATGGTGCCAACCACAGGACACCCAAAGGCTTTGCGGCGGAAGTTCAGTTGCCAGCTGCACAGCATGGGCAGGTGGAACCCTGAGGCCAGGGAACTAGGAAGATAAAAAATACCTTCATTTTCCCCGGGGAGGCATTTCACTCTGTGAAAGGAGCCAACTAAAACAacgtttaatttttataatagtaaaaaatgtCATTGATATATAAAAACTGGCCCCCAAATCTTGTTTGTTACTCGTCACCTAAGAACATCAGATGATGCTGAGTCAGACAACGGTCTTGTCTGAGTCGTTCACCGCTCTCTGTGTTTGGAGGACGGGGCTCACCAGGTCCACCTCCGGGGCCGATCGGTCCAGCGGGGATGTGGGTCCAGTAGGCTACACCTTCAGGGGCACTGGCAGGCGGCCCCAGCGAGGGGTTCTATGTGGAAGACATTCAGGGTCGGCCTTTCGCACAAGTCAGTCCTCACCATCCGAACCCCAGAAGGCAAGTGGGGAGGGCGGACGCCCCTCACTTACGTAAGGGATGAAGCCCCCTCCCCAGCGCCGTGTGGTTGGCCTCCTTCAGCCGGCCCTTCAGCGGGGTCTCGGCGCCGGCCCCGGGGCCCTCGGCTGACTCGGACCCCTTCCGTAGGGTGCGGGCGCTGCCGGCCCGCCGGAGGGCGCCGCTGTCCTTGGGGGCGGCGCCCTCGGGGCCGCCCTTCACTCTCAGCTGCCGCTGAGACATGGTCCGGGTGAGGCCGGGGGCTCTGGCCGGAGCGGGAGAGTCGAGCCTCTGGCTTCGAGACGAGGAGGCGACCGTGTTGCGAGCGAAGCTGGGGACTGAGGCCGGGCCCCGGGGCACGCTGGCGGCCAGCGCGGCGCGGGGCGGCTCTCCGGGGCCGTCGGGGCCCTGGGCGCCGGAGCGGCACGCCTTGTCCTCCTCGGGCTTCGGCCGCGGGACGTTGCGCACGGGCTTGGCGCTGGGCTTCCTGAAGGAGCTCCGGAGCAGAGAGGGGGGCTCCCTCCCGGGCCGGGCCGCCGGCGCCGTTGTGGGCCTCGCTGGCGACGCGTCCGCGGTCCCCCGCATGGAGCTGCGGCGCGCCAGCGGCGGGGGCGGGTCGGGCCCGCTGGCGGCCTCGCGGGGGCTGCCCTTGGCTGCCGGGGGCGCGCGGCCGGCGCGCGAGATGGGCACGACCCTGCGCATGCTCTCGTTCTCGCAGCCGGTCAGCGTCCTCACCGGCCGCACGGGCCCCGCCGGCCGCACGGGCCCCGCCGGCCCTGCGCTCCGCCGGCCGGCCCCTGCCCGGGGCGGCCCCGCCAACGGCGGAGCCTCTCTGGGGGAGCTCCTCCTGAGGGCCGTCGCCTCCCTCGCTCTCGCCGGCCTGTCCCTGGGCGGGCCGCCCTTGCAGCTCTCCGGCTCGCTCTTCCCTGAGACGGAGCCCGAGCCGGGGGTGGAGGCAGCAGCGGGAGCCCCCACAGTCGGGCTGCAGATGGGGTTGGAGGAGGCCTGACTGCCGCCCGTCTCCCAGGCCCCGGGGGACACAGAGCCCTCCCCATCGCCTGCCTCGCCTGGGTCCCCCTCTAAGGGTCTGGAGTTGGCTCCCTCAGAGCAGTCCAGGGTCAGCGAGCAGTCGCTAGTGTCCGAGATGCAGAACAGAGGCCCAGGATCTTGGCTGTCAGGGTCGCTACTCCCCTCAGAGAGCGGAGCTGCGCTTCTGGGCTCATAAGGGGCAGCTTCGCCATCCTGGGGGACAGGGCTGGGACCCACTCGGGCACCTCTGCCCACGGGCGTCGTTGGGCTGCTGTTGGGGGCACCCAGGGACGGTGGGCTCGCATCCCCCACGGACACCAGCTCCATTGGGCTGCAGTCATTCCCGGTCAACTGGGGCGGCTCCTCCGGGCCCTTGGGAGCCTGGAGGTCGAACTGGGCCAGCCCGGTCACCAGCTCATGCTCCCTAATCCCTAGAGCCAACGGTGAGAGTGGGGGCGAGGACCGCACAGGATCCAGGCCCACCGGTGCGCTGTTCCTTTTTCGGAGGGTGCTGACCCCACTGCGCCGAGGGCGGCGTAAAGCGCAGGCGGGATCGTCGGGGTGGGCTGCAGGGAGCCAGTTCGCCCAAGCTGTGGTAGAGTGGGGGGCTTCCTCCTGGCCCTCCAAGGCCCGAGGTCTGTGCTCTAGGCTGGAGTCTTGGCCCCTTGGTTCTCCAGGTTCCCTGCAGGCTCCGTCAGGAGGGACCTTCCAGAGGCAGCCCTGGGATGAGTTGCTGGGCTTGAGTTCCTCGGGGCCGTCTGTGGATCTCTCGAGGAAGCTCAGCAGCTCCCTGTCGGCCATGGTGTCCAGGGAGAGGCGGGAGCGGCGGGTGGTGGGGGGCCGGTAGGAGGGGCTGGCGGGCCTGCAGCAGAGAAAAGGGGGCAGGTCCTCCGCACCCCTCTTGGTCAGCAGCTCCACGTCGTTCTCACTGCTGCTCCGGCCGAATCCAAACTCCCCCGCTGTCCAGGATCGCCGCTTCTGCTCCAGCTCCTTGAGCCGCTGCCGCTGCCTCAGCTCCTGCACCTGGCGGTCGTGGTTGTCCTGAAGGTGGGGTAGAGAGGCGGGAAGATGCATGAGCCACGGGGACCCTAGTGCAGTTCCAGAGCTAGCTATCTGAACACCCCACTGAGAGACACTGGCTGGAGGAGAGCCCTGAGTCACGGGCTTCGCTCACTGAGGGAGACGGCCTGTGTTTGCACATGCATGTGCCAGGATGGAGGCCTCCATTCTCCTCAAGCTGCGTGGGCATGACGGGGACACACTAGGCCTGACCCCAACCATCTGCCTAAGGTGGTCATCAGATCCCAGGGCCCAACTTGCAGTCGAGGCACTGTGCCCTCAGTGTGGGGCTGTGACTGCACACGTCTCTGTGACCTCAACTCCCAGGAAATGCAACTTGGTTTCCAAGTACGGCGAGACAGAAGGGACTTCCGGGAGTGCTATTTAGgcacacagagaaaaatactgtGGGTATTAAAAGGAGTCTGAATCAATGTTGCCAACATACATAGATATACACATAtgtctacacacacactcatgtgcACATGTTCTACTTCGTGGTTTGGATGCATAAATGCAGACTCAGGATATTAAGAGATGCCTGTGTTCTCTGAATGCTCCCTGGTAAACACCAGAAATGCCAAAGAGGCTCTGTCCCTTGTGCCTGACACACTTCTCACAATCAGAGACAAGGATCTGCTTTATCAACCTTTCTGCCTTTCACCCTGCTCCAAGGAGCCAGCCCTCGCCCAACAAAACCAAACAGAACACGTGCACACACCAAAGTTACTACCTGCACCTTCATTATACTTGTGCCACataaatgtgctgctgctgctaagttgcttcagtcgtgtccgactctgtgcgaccccatagatggcagcccaccaggttccccagtccctgggattctccaggcaagaacactggagtgggttgccatttccttctccaatggatgaaagtgaaaagtgaaagtgaagttgctcagtcgtgtctgactcttagcaacgccatggactgcagcccaccaggctcttccatccatgggattttccaggcgagagtactggagtggggtgccatcgccttctccaggggcGGTGGCTAGATGGGAGGAACTTGGGATACCCACATAAATGTGAGGGGCCCACAACCCAAATCTGTTATCAGTGCTTTTTACTTGAAAATCAATTTCCGCAAACAGTGGACTTTCCCTTCCAAGTGATGCACTTTCCCTTCCAAGTGATGCACTTTCCCTTCCAAGTTTCTGTGAGCCTCTGGCTCCGACCACTGGGGACTCTGGGCCCCTCCTGCAGCCTCAGCCTCCCCAAGGTCCCCAGGTCTTCTTTCCAGGCTGCCTGCGGAAGGCACAGGGCCAGCTCCTGGCTCTCAGGACAGCTGGGCTGAGAGCATCACAGAGGTGGCCTCACAAGCGTGGAGAATCCCAACTGGGAGTGAGGGCCTCAGGGCCAGTTTGGCCAGTACCACCCCACCAGCACCTCCCCTGCTGACCTCACTGCTTGGACAGAGGAGAGGAAACGTGGCCACAGGCTCAGCCTCCTTTTCAGTGGACAGAGAAAGGCGGCTTGAGAACTCCAGTCACTCTGAGCTACTCATTTAGGGCTGCAGAGACACTGAGCAGCCCCTCAGAGAAATTCAGCCATGGGCAAATGTGCACTTAAAACTGAGGGAAAGAGGTGCACAGGAGTATTTGGTTCCTTATCAACACCTAAAATGATGGGCtgttgttctatttttagttgGCAGATGAAAGTTCTATGTGCAAAGTCAAGAAACCCAAAGAGTTTTCTGGATTCTGCATGAACTCAGAGATTACGACCTGGAGGCTGACGGGCAAGAAGGCGGCGGTTGTGTGCAGACAGCAGCCTGCCCCTTGAGTCTCTGGGCATTCTGAAGCCTGCTCTGGCCAAGGACAGCCCAGTTGCCCAGATGCTGACCCCTGGCAATGGCTACAGAGCTCCAAAGAGGGGCACAAGGGCCTTCCGATCACCGCACTGCAACAAAggaccccctgaaggaggaaagtaTCTCCTGGGAAGAGAGAAGGATCTTCAAAGAGATGCTTTAATAGCGTGACTGCCATCCTAAACAAACCTGACGAACAAAATGCTTTTAGAGCATCAGTGCGAGCACTGGAATGAGCAGCACACGTTAGACTTGGCAACAGGGGAGGGCTCAGGGCTGAGAGGGCAGAGCCTCCCCGGAATCCTGAGGGACAGCCAGGCAGCGCCACAGGGGCCAGACTTCCCGATGCTGTGAAGCCACTGAGGCACCTTTCTGCCACaggcaggggccaggctgggAAGAGGAGAGGCAGAAATCCAGACAGCTCAGAAAACACGGAGATGCCACGAGCTGTACCTTCACCGCTTTGTTGAATCTGATGCAGAAGTCTCTGAATATCTGCAGGCACTCGTCCAGCTTCACGGTGTCCTTGTCTTCACAGAAGAAGTCGATGAGGGTGTGGGCCTCGTCCTGGAGCTCGCGCTTCCATTGCTCCAGCTCCGCCAGCTTTTCCAGGGCAAACTGCGGGGGAGGGACAGACAGCAGCCGTGGACGTGAGCGCTCGACGGCTGCCAGGGGTCCGGGGCTCAGTCTCAGATCTCATGGCAGGACCCCCAGAGCCGACAAGGGAGTAAGTCACCCCAAACAAAACTCTGGGGAGCAAGGTGGACCCCTGTGTCAGGGGAGCCAGAAGAGGCTGAGGAGCTTTAACCTGGAGGCTGTCGCCAACCCAACGTCCCCCTGTAATGTCACTGGACATGTGGCACCAGCATAGTCGGTGTCATTAAGGGAAACCCCGTCTGCCTCTGTTCTTCCTGCCCTCACGACTGAGTCACACACTGGTCATGGGTCCGCGTCagggtcccagaggtctcttgtGTTGACCAGTTGTCTTATTCACAGTTGGGAAGGGTTTAAACTTAATCCCAAATGAGCACTGTTAGGTTTACATGGAAGCCTCAcgtgctttctttttttgctggGAAACAAGGATTTTATGAAGAAGGCGTGCATGGGGTATATTCCTTTATGAAATCACACTttaattgggttggccaaaaagtttgttcaggttttttctataagtttttccccctgaacaaactttttggccaaactgATATTTGAGACACTTCTTCCTGTGTAGGGGGCCAGGCCTGGGCAATGCTGACGCTGTGGGCTGCCCCCTGGCCACAGGGCTCGCGTCCAGAACACAAAAGAGAAtctcaagagaaagagaaagtttaaGAAGACGCGCTCCTTCCTATCCATTCCACGCACCACCCCCTTTCAAAGCCCTTTTCTCATACAAAATGCCTTCGAGAGGCAGTAGGAAACCAAAACTATTTAGGAAACCAAACGCCAGGGAAAGGAACCATCTGAGTCAGTAGCCTGAGGCAGTGTGTGCGTTCGCTGTGTTTTTCTTCGTGGAGGGAAGGGTATTAATGGAAGAATAAATCTCTGCCTGTCCTTCTTGCACAGGGGGAAAGATGGATCCTAGCCAAGAACAGCTCAACTGCAGAAAAATAGGACTTTGACAGGAACCTTCATGGGCGCTGACTCTACCTGGAATATCTCATCGTCAGATCCCGTGGGGACAGCAGAGCACCTGGACGCTTGCAAGCCCCCTGGGACTTGGAGAGTGACACATTCTGAACAGAGCCTGAAAAGCCACCATGCTTGGAGTCACTGGCCTAGAGCTAGTTTCTGAACTCTTCCCTCATGGTTGGTGCCACAGATGAAAAAGTTCAAAGCAACGCTGGCAAAGCGTGAATGACAGATTGGTAGTGGTGGCAGCCAATTCAAGTTTTCAACTCAAACTTGTCTGCTATGGAGTATCAAGTCCACCCCAGTACACTTGATACTTCTCACCCAAAGGGTCAAAATGTGAAACAGATCTGCAAATAGTAGATCATTTTTCTACTCAGAAAccttcactggggcttccctggtggctcagtagtaaagagtctgcctgccaatgcaggagacacgggttaaatccctgattcaggaagatcccatatgccatggagcaaccaagcctgtccGCCACAACTGTCCAGCctgagctccagagcctgggagccgtaAGTACTGCAGCCTGCCCACCCTagagctgtgctctgcaacaagagaagccgctgctgtgaaaagcccacacaccacaactggagaaaaagccagagcagcaatgaagactcagcacagccaaaataatacatacataaataattttttttaaaacccttcAATTGTCCCCACCTGGCTTAGAGAGCAAAGTTTTCAGACTGGCATTCAGGGCCTTCTATGGCCTGACCCTAACCTACGTTAAAAATTGTATTTCccctatttaaaaagaaagtagacTTGAGAAAAATAAGTAGCTGTATGGAATATTTCACTTACACAGATAAAAATGAGTACCAGGAAGATGAGTTTAGAGTGAAAACAAGGCTGCCTCTCAGCAGCCGTCTGGGTGTGCGACTTTGCATCGTAAGCTTTCCTGTGCTGCCATTTAACAGGAGAAATTAACATCTCATATAAGAACCGAGAAACAGGCCTCCAGAATGCGCCTCTGAAGGTGTGATAGGCCTTCTCCTCACATTCCTGGGTTGCTCCATTTGTCTGAACAGGCTTATTTATTGCTGAGTGCTTTCCTAGCTCCTGTTCATGTGATTCTGTGGTGATGTCTAGTTAGTTGTCTCAGAGAAGAAAATTTGTGCACTTTTCAGGGAAAATTAAAGTTCAGTGATGgttgaaagaaaatacagaatatgtgtttaataataaaaatgaactcCCAGCAGAGCCAAACAAAATCAGGTGTTCCCTGATGGGAGCTGCAGCTCACAGCATCTGATGTGGCTTCATTGCAAGGAAACCAGGGGAGGCTGAGGCTGACCTTGGTCTGATCTTCAAGCACACGGTCCCTTTCCCATCTCCCAGGGCAGCCCTGCCTCACATATCCTGGCTCACAAGCCTCAAAGCCTTGACGCCGAGGTTTCAGACCTGTTTGGCGAAAGCAAATTGAGTAGCACACCATTTCCTGAAGACTGAAAGCATGAAGAGgtgccacttcttttttttttttttttaaataaggaagatAAAAGAAGTATGTCAGACTATGTGATTAGTGAGTCACGATGAGCTGTCACAAACAGGTCCACTCTGCTGGGTTCTGTTGACGTTACTCAGGGCAGCTCCCACCACACCCTGTGGGCCGGTGGATCTGGGGTGGTAGGAGGCTCTGGCTCCAGTGTGCTCTCCTGCCTCCCTATAAAACATGCCAAAACGGAGCTTGTTTCTTCCACAGAAACAACTGAAGGAACAACAGCCCAAGTGCTCAGGTGTCTTTAACGAGAACCTCATTCTGGCATCCAGAAGTTTAACTGGAAGGCAGAACTCCAGAACTGAGCTTTCGGACCAAAACCCGAGTCGCCAGGCAGCAGCTGCCAAGCATAAGCATAAGTGATCCCAGTCTACGTGGGAGTGGGTGCTGTCCTGCAGacagagcagaaataaacagaGACCCCATCGCTAACCAAGGGCTCAGGGTCAGACATACTGCATATCCTCTGCCAAAAAACCAATCCAGCAAAGaatgcatgctcagctgctcagtagtgtccaactctttgtgactccatggactgtagcccgccaggctcttctgtccatggaattttccagacaagaatactggagtgggttgccatttccttctccaggggatcttcctgacccagggatcgaacctgggtctcctgtgtctcctgtattgtaggcggatgctttactgctgagctaccagggacgccCCCATAAATACTGGGCACTAAAGTATCAAGTTCCTTTGACTGGTTTAGTGGGGAAAACATGAATGGGAACCTGCTGCTTCCACAAACACAGCCCTGCAAACATAAGTAGCCTCACAGGGCCACTGAGGAGGAGATCAGAGGGACTGACTCGAATCACTCACCTGAAGGAAATCTTCCATCTGCTGACACAGCTCTCGATCCCGCTGGATGTTCTCCTTGAGAGACTTCGTCCTGACAAAGAGCGAATGCAGCTCCGTCTCCGTGTTATCCAGAgataatctgaaagaaaaaaggagagagtggGCAGCTGGCACTGGGGTTGAGGGGGCGGCCACCCCAGGTCCATCAGACGAGACCCTGGAAATAGAGGGGAGGGCTGCTGCAATCACCTTTACCACCTTCTATATTTATAGTCCCCTCCTATGTTTTCTAAGAGGCAATTCCTTCCTAAAGACACATAGTGGTTCAAAGAGAGCGGGCTGTAATTTTGTTCTTGCTGGAGAGATAACCACTTGTGAAGCTTTTCATAAACTAAGTCTCAACAGCTTTATGCCGTCAGCATTAGCGTCCAGCAGGACTCACATACTTATACTTTCCTCTGGCcacaaaaatgcaaatacaaaagCCCTAACCCTAAAAGCAAGGTGGCAGCACATGCTGATAACCAGGACGTTACCGGGGATGCAGAGACACCGCACAGACTGCATGTTGCCTGCTGCAAGCAACCAGAGTCAGTCCTCTGGGGCTTGGAGAGAATGGGCACACAGCTAAGAGTTCTGCAGAGAAACGGTGGGATTGCTGGCAAGGCTTTTGTTATAAGTGTCACACTGAGATCAATAGAGCATGAATGATGTTCATGTCACCTGGTAAAGTGAACAGGTGAAACCTAAGTCCAGGAGGAATTCAGTTAGCACATTCATAGATCAAGATGCTTCCAAGCTTCCAGGTCAATTCTAACTTTTCTTTACACAGTAGTTTTCCACCTTCACTGGCACCGACCTATGTCCTATTCGTACTTCACTTTCCAGTTCAAATAAACCTTAGTAAGTTTTTCCTAAGACAACCTTAGTAAGTTTTTCCTAGCTAACCTTCCCCATCTAACTCTGATCAGAAGTGGGACCGTTATTTCTGCGTGTATCTCTTAGAAACATTTCTGTgttggaagg of Bos indicus isolate NIAB-ARS_2022 breed Sahiwal x Tharparkar chromosome 17, NIAB-ARS_B.indTharparkar_mat_pri_1.0, whole genome shotgun sequence contains these proteins:
- the FHDC1 gene encoding FH2 domain-containing protein 1, with protein sequence MHVMNCVSLVSDKGNGNTAMAAGFMTAQAPPPPPPPPPPPLCPYSGEGLPPSPPPPPPLPGGPPVPPPPPGLPPNSHLNGYSQLGKKKRMRSFYWKTIPEEQVRGKTNIWTLAASQQHHYQIDTKTVEELFGQQEDATMAPPSRRGGSLHSSSREAREEITLLDAKRSMNIGIFLKQFKKSPPSIVEDIHHGKSEHYGSETLREFLKLLPESEEIKKLKTFSGDVAKLSLADSFLHCLIQVPNYSLRIEAMVLKKEFLPSCSSLYTDMTILRKATKELMSCEELHSILHLVLQAGNIMNAGGYAGNAVGFKLSSLLKLADTKANKPGMNLLHFVAQEAQKKDAVLLNFSEKLLHVQEAARLSLDNTETELHSLFVRTKSLKENIQRDRELCQQMEDFLQFALEKLAELEQWKRELQDEAHTLIDFFCEDKDTVKLDECLQIFRDFCIRFNKAVKDNHDRQVQELRQRQRLKELEQKRRSWTAGEFGFGRSSSENDVELLTKRGAEDLPPFLCCRPASPSYRPPTTRRSRLSLDTMADRELLSFLERSTDGPEELKPSNSSQGCLWKVPPDGACREPGEPRGQDSSLEHRPRALEGQEEAPHSTTAWANWLPAAHPDDPACALRRPRRSGVSTLRKRNSAPVGLDPVRSSPPLSPLALGIREHELVTGLAQFDLQAPKGPEEPPQLTGNDCSPMELVSVGDASPPSLGAPNSSPTTPVGRGARVGPSPVPQDGEAAPYEPRSAAPLSEGSSDPDSQDPGPLFCISDTSDCSLTLDCSEGANSRPLEGDPGEAGDGEGSVSPGAWETGGSQASSNPICSPTVGAPAAASTPGSGSVSGKSEPESCKGGPPRDRPARAREATALRRSSPREAPPLAGPPRAGAGRRSAGPAGPVRPAGPVRPVRTLTGCENESMRRVVPISRAGRAPPAAKGSPREAASGPDPPPPLARRSSMRGTADASPARPTTAPAARPGREPPSLLRSSFRKPSAKPVRNVPRPKPEEDKACRSGAQGPDGPGEPPRAALAASVPRGPASVPSFARNTVASSSRSQRLDSPAPARAPGLTRTMSQRQLRVKGGPEGAAPKDSGALRRAGSARTLRKGSESAEGPGAGAETPLKGRLKEANHTALGRGLHPLQPLAGAACQCP